The Treponema phagedenis DNA segment AAACGCTTGACAACCTTATTCCATATTTTTGGGAACAAAAAGAAGTGTATCTTTTTCCTAAAATGCCCGAAAGTGCCTATACCGATTTTTTCCAATCTGCCCTGGATGCTCATATCCTTATTGCACCCGAGTATCATAGGCCTTCAATACTGCCTCGTTTGAACATATACACAGAGTTAATCAATTTTTTAAAAACGCAAAGGGGAAAAGTCTAGTGCTTATATTTTTAAAAACCGGACTGCTTATTATTGTAATAAAATTATTATTTAGCGCAATCTCGGTGTTCTTAGCAATTATTGCATGGAAAAAAATACGTACCTTTGCCTCACTCTTTTTTTTATTGGGAATCTTATTTTTATATCTTTTATATTTATATTTGTTTGTATCTATGCTTGGATTTATTCCTACCTATCCGCCATTTACCGGTGATATCTCAATTGTAAATATATTTTTTCATATTATGCCTTTAGTTTTTTTTATTCTTGCATTAGTGAATATTATAAAAGACGGAAAAATGTAATCCGTTTTATATTTTGTTTTGAAGTACATACGGTATTTCTTTTGTGATTATTACACAATCTACGCATAATTTTTATGCGTAAAATAAATCTATAAATATATAAGGAGGATTTCCTGCCATGAATAGGTCAACCGTAATCAGAAGATAATTAATTATTGTAACTCGAGGAGACCTATGATTAAAATTGAAAATGTTGAAAAGCAGTTCGCAGACCGCAAATTATTTTTTATAGAATTATTACAAATATTTTCCGATGAAAAAATTGCCCTTATCGGAGACAATGGGGTAGGTAAGACAACACTTATGAAAATGATTTCCGGACAGGATTCTGATTTTAGCGGAAACATTGATATAACAATGAACATACAATTTGTTGAAAAAACCTTATCCGACAAATTGACTGCGACTGCTGTAATCTCTGATCATAATAGCACAGATAGTTTAAGTCCCGGTGAAGCATATCAGATACGTTTATTTTCCGCTTTTGAAAATAATACTTTTTTATTAATGGATGAACCAACCGCAAATTTAGATTTTGCCGCAAAGGAGCGTTTAATACATAAACTGAATACAAGAAAACAAGGTTTTTTACTTATTTCGCATGATCGAGATTTTATCGAAAAAACCTGTTCAAAAATATTTGAGTTGCGGGAAGAAAAAATCTTTGTGTACAAGGGTTCATATCATTCTTATCTTGAAGAGCGGGCAAATCAGAAAAAATTCGCACAGGGCGAGTATGAAAAATATACTAAAGAGACAGAGCGGCTTTCTAAAATGGTTGATGAGCTTACGGTGCGCAGAGATAAAATACGGACAACACCGAAGCGGTTCGGCAATTCGGAAGCGCGGCTTCATAAAATGGGCGGACAGAGCAACAAAAAGAAAGTGGACAATCGAATTAAATCGGTACGCTCACGCATTGAACAACTTGCAGTAAAAAAGAAACCAATAGAAGAAAAAAAGATTGTACTGTCC contains these protein-coding regions:
- the abc-f gene encoding ribosomal protection-like ABC-F family protein, whose protein sequence is MIKIENVEKQFADRKLFFIELLQIFSDEKIALIGDNGVGKTTLMKMISGQDSDFSGNIDITMNIQFVEKTLSDKLTATAVISDHNSTDSLSPGEAYQIRLFSAFENNTFLLMDEPTANLDFAAKERLIHKLNTRKQGFLLISHDRDFIEKTCSKIFELREEKIFVYKGSYHSYLEERANQKKFAQGEYEKYTKETERLSKMVDELTVRRDKIRTTPKRFGNSEARLHKMGGQSNKKKVDNRIKSVRSRIEQLAVKKKPIEEKKIVLSIPDHEKIHSKILIEGKKIRKSFGEKLIFDQADFYIDNTSKVALIGKNGSGKTTLLQMIINGEQIKKHPRLKIGYFGQLNQNLHFEKSIVENIRLTSIYDETLIRVLLARLGFRGDRVGERVKNLSDGERAKVQLAKMVSGDFNFLIFDEPTNYLEISAIEVLEEILQNYDRPFIFVSHDKAFINNVANRLLIIKNHKIKTITGNLKEYEKSDPPNINKMVLQFRMTEIFSKLSMEIPKEERVRLEAAYEELLKKLKNN